A window of Victivallaceae bacterium genomic DNA:
GTTTTTTATTTTTTTTATTTTGTTTTTATGAAAATTTTTTTTCTTGGAGCAATGTTAGTTATCGGTTTGGGTTTCTCTATCGAATCTAAAGAAATGTGCTTAGAGAGAAAAATCTCGGATCACAAGGATGATATTAGTTTGAATAGAGAAATTTCATCGGAAACTCCGAATACTAAGCTCCTATCCGTAAATTCGACTGAATCGGAAGGGATTTTTTCTGCAGTCGTTTCTCCCGTTGACGATTCTTCTACGGAGAAAGAGAAGGAGTGTACGCTTGATCAAAATAAAAGAGAAACGGAACGACCTCCTTATAGTTTCTATGAGTTCGGTAATGAATATTATTATCCTCAGACCGCAAATAACGGGAAAACACGTTGTTATACTTATATAGAGGACGGAACCGTTTTTTATAAATGTGATTAATGATTACGTGGATGAAAGCGGTTAAATTTTTCGATCATAGTATTTTTAGAGACATGGGTATATATGTCTGTAGTGGCAATGTTCGAATGACCGAGCAATTCTTGAATAATTCTTAAATCGGCACCGTTATCAAGCAAGTGAGTAGCGAAAGCATGCCTTAGGGTGTGAGGGGATATCGTTTTAAGTAATCCGCAAGATCGAGCATATACTTTAATTCTTTTCCAAACCGTGATTCGATCGAGCGGTTTCCCTCGAGAAGATAAAAACAGAACATCTGTTTGAAAAAGATCTCGATATGTTACTAAGTATTTATCAATTAATAATAAGGCTTTTGTTCCGATAGGAACGACTCTTGTTTTGGTTCCTTTTCCTGTAACACGAATGAAAGAATCGTTAACATCTGCTAATTTTAGATTGCAAAGCTCAGACACCCTAATTCCGGTTGAGTATAGGAGATTAATAACGGTTTTATCTCTCAGTTCGATAAAGGAATTTTCTTCAGGATAGTTAAGGAGTCGGTCAACTTCCGTACGAGTCAGGATTGAAGGTAATTTTATCCAAATTTTAGGATGCTCGAAGTTCGGTATTTCATTTTCGGAGATAAGACGATTGGATTTAAGGTAAAAGAAAAATATCTTGAGAGAAATAAGATGTCTGGCGACGGAAGTGTCAGCAAATTTTTCAGCATGTAAAGACTCGATATACAATAAGAAAGTCGTTCGGGCACTTGAAAAATTTGGTATTTCGTTGTACCAACCTAGATATTTTTTCACATCACTCATATAAGCGGAGATCGTATTTGCGGAAACGCCTCGATCTATAGTCAAATAGCTTAGGAATTGAGATAAAATATGATCTATCATAAAACGCATAATATCATTTTTCTTTGAGAATGATCAATGTCTCATGGAATTGAATTTTTGTTTTTGAGGAGCTTTAAGTATGTCCGTCGAATCTTTTTCGAATTATGATTCCGTAAGGAAATTAAAAGAATTATCTGAGCATCCCTATGATCTGACGGCAGAAGGTGCTTTATCTGAGGAACGTATGGAATTTTTCTCTGCGAATGATAATGTTTGTTCATACATTTATGCAATGGAGCGCTTAGATCAATTGGTTTTGGATGCCTTATTCGACTTATCTATTGAGAGTCGAGTTATTGAAAAAATGGAATTAATGCAAAAAGGTAGCGTGATGAACTTTATGGAGGGAGGTTTGTCCGGTGAAAACAGAAAGGTTTTACATACCGCGGCAAGGAGTTGGGTAAACGTTTCCGTTTCCGAAAATCTATCCGAAGAAGAGAAGCGATTTGCGAAAGAATGTCATAAGCTCGAATCTTTTATCAATCGTATTCATAAGGAAAAGCGTTTCAATACCGTTTTACAAATCGGTATAGGAGGCTCGGAATTAGGGCCTAAGGCGGTGTACTGTGCTTTGGAAGCCTTTGCGATTCCTGGATATAAGGCTTTCTTTCTTTCCAACATAGATCCCGATGCGGCGGATTCAATTTTAAAAACCGTCAACCTGAAAACGACTTTAGTTATAGTAGTATCAAAATCCGGGATAACTCAGGAAACTGCTGTTAATGAAAAATTGATAGCTGAGGAGTTTAAGAAACGAGGTCTTGATCCGAAGGAACATTTTGTAGCGGTTACTCAAGAAAAGAGTCCGATGGATGATTCCTCTAACTATCTTGAAGTTTTTTATATGTGGGATTATGTAGGAGGTCGTTATTCGGTTACTTCCATGGTTGGAGGTGTTGTTTTGTCATTTGCTCTTGGTTATGAAAATTTCAGGAAATTTTTAGAAGGAGCCGCCTATGTAGATAAGATGGCTTTGATAACAGATTTCAGGAAAAATATTCCTTTATTAATGGCTATGATCGGAATTTGGAATCGTAATTTTTTGGGATTACCGACTTTAGCCGTTTTACCTTATGCAGAACCTCTTTTTCAATTTCCGGCACATTTACAACAATGTGATATGGAATCTAACGGTAAACGAGTTAATCGAAAAGGACAAATTCTCGGTTTTTCGACGGCACCTGTAGTTTGGGGAGAACCCGGAACTAACGGACAGCATTCGTTTTATCAATTCCTTCATCAGGGGACAGATATTGTTTCTATTGAATT
This region includes:
- a CDS encoding site-specific tyrosine recombinase — encoded protein: MRFMIDHILSQFLSYLTIDRGVSANTISAYMSDVKKYLGWYNEIPNFSSARTTFLLYIESLHAEKFADTSVARHLISLKIFFFYLKSNRLISENEIPNFEHPKIWIKLPSILTRTEVDRLLNYPEENSFIELRDKTVINLLYSTGIRVSELCNLKLADVNDSFIRVTGKGTKTRVVPIGTKALLLIDKYLVTYRDLFQTDVLFLSSRGKPLDRITVWKRIKVYARSCGLLKTISPHTLRHAFATHLLDNGADLRIIQELLGHSNIATTDIYTHVSKNTMIEKFNRFHPRNH
- a CDS encoding glucose-6-phosphate isomerase, translating into MSVESFSNYDSVRKLKELSEHPYDLTAEGALSEERMEFFSANDNVCSYIYAMERLDQLVLDALFDLSIESRVIEKMELMQKGSVMNFMEGGLSGENRKVLHTAARSWVNVSVSENLSEEEKRFAKECHKLESFINRIHKEKRFNTVLQIGIGGSELGPKAVYCALEAFAIPGYKAFFLSNIDPDAADSILKTVNLKTTLVIVVSKSGITQETAVNEKLIAEEFKKRGLDPKEHFVAVTQEKSPMDDSSNYLEVFYMWDYVGGRYSVTSMVGGVVLSFALGYENFRKFLEGAAYVDKMALITDFRKNIPLLMAMIGIWNRNFLGLPTLAVLPYAEPLFQFPAHLQQCDMESNGKRVNRKGQILGFSTAPVVWGEPGTNGQHSFYQFLHQGTDIVSIEFIGFKRKQSDMDIVIEGTTSHQKLIANLFAQSIALAKGQIDDDPNKNFPGNRPNSLLLFDRLDPYVMGYLLALYENKIIFQGFCWGINSFDQEGVQLGKVLASRVLDIMSGRIQKGVFPEADALIKRLSDLKKF